From Vallitalea longa, one genomic window encodes:
- a CDS encoding carbohydrate ABC transporter permease encodes MSKNKSVGMKKKFTIWTLLIYIFLILFAITTIYPMLWVVQNSFKTSNDIMSNSFALPTTLLWDNFKTAIVKMNIFKGYANSLIISGSVVLFAVFFGSLASYILARFHFRGQKFIKTLVIGSLLIPIFATILPVFRMLLSWKMIDTHRGVILPQIANNLPFTIMLLTSFMETIPLELEEAAIVEGGNTWQVFSRIIMPISKPAVATTATFAFLWSYNDLFTSLIIIRSKGKFPINRLLNEISSQYGTDYGLLCAVIVLIIIPVLTVYMLAQNQIVEGMTAGAIKG; translated from the coding sequence ATGAGCAAGAATAAATCTGTAGGCATGAAGAAGAAATTTACCATCTGGACGCTTCTCATTTATATATTTTTGATTTTGTTTGCAATAACAACCATATATCCTATGCTTTGGGTGGTGCAAAATTCATTTAAGACATCTAACGATATAATGAGTAATTCATTTGCACTTCCAACAACTCTACTATGGGATAATTTTAAGACTGCCATAGTGAAGATGAATATATTTAAGGGTTATGCCAATAGCTTAATAATTTCTGGTTCGGTTGTTTTATTTGCAGTATTTTTTGGTTCTTTGGCATCTTATATACTAGCAAGATTTCATTTCAGGGGTCAAAAATTTATTAAGACTCTAGTTATAGGAAGTTTATTGATACCTATATTCGCAACAATATTACCAGTATTCAGAATGCTTCTATCTTGGAAGATGATAGATACTCATAGAGGTGTTATTTTACCGCAGATTGCAAACAATTTACCATTTACAATTATGCTGTTGACCAGTTTCATGGAAACAATACCACTAGAACTTGAAGAAGCGGCTATAGTAGAGGGAGGGAATACTTGGCAAGTATTCTCAAGAATAATTATGCCTATCTCAAAACCTGCAGTAGCTACTACAGCCACATTCGCATTCTTATGGTCCTATAATGATCTGTTTACTTCATTAATAATAATAAGATCAAAGGGAAAATTTCCAATAAATAGATTATTAAATGAAATAAGCAGTCAGTATGGAACAGATTACGGTTTACTCTGTGCAGTAATAGTACTAATAATAATTCCAGTATTGACAGTATACATGTTAGCACAAAATCAAATAGTTGAGGGTATGACAGCAGGGGCCATAAAAGGATAG